From Geotalea uraniireducens Rf4:
GGCGCACCATTTCGTCCTTATCCTCCTCGGTTACATCTAGCCCCAGGCCAAATAGCAGGTTTTTCCCGTCAAGGAGATACACCTGCCGACCGCTGTTGAAAAGCCGCCGCTCCAGGTGTCGGGCAAGGCGCGCCTTGCCGGTGCCGCTTTCGCCGGTGAAGAGGATGATGCCGGGATTGTGGCCGTTGCGCTGCACCCGTTCGCCGAGCTGAACCTCGCCGCGACGCCAGGCGATGTCGCGCTGCCTCGCTTCCCTGCGGAACGCTTCCTGCTCGTCGCTCAGCACTTCCGTGACTATGCCGCCGCCCCACACGTCATAACCGTCCACCACCACAAACCGGCCGGTGACGTCGCATTCTGCATAGCAGTCCAGGGCGATCGGCTTCCTGGTCCTGATGGTCACTTCCGCCACGTCGTTCAGGTCAACGCGGTCCTTTACCGCAACCGGGTCGAGGCTGGCGGCATCGATGATGCGATGGATCGTTTCCAGCTCCATCTCCACCGCACAGGTTGCCAGCCTTAAGCCGTACCTGCGGCCGCGAACAAGGGGGTTCTTCCCCATCCAGAACAGGTTGGCGCGAAAACGGTCCGACACCTCCGGCGCCGACTCTTTTAACGAGGCGATCTCGCCCCGTTCGACGAAAATCTGCTCGTCGAGGGTAAAGCCGGTCGATTTGCCGGCAACTGCCGCCAATGGGAGATGGGGAACATTGAAGGCCTCGATGGTCTTGACGACGGCGGTTTTATTGGAGGGTGAAAACACCACGGTATCGCCGACCCGCAGGACTCCGGCAGCAAGCCGGCCGGCAATGATGCGGCGGGCGTCGAACTTGTAGACATCCTGCACCGGAAAGCGGAGCGGCAGGTCTTCGCCGGTCGGCAGCTTCTCAAAGAGACCGAGGCTTTCCAATACCGTAGACCCCCGATACCATGGCATGGCATCACTGCGCCGCACCACGTTGTCGCCGTTCCTGGCGCTGGCTGGGATAAACTGCTGCGGCGAGACGCCCACCCCCTTCAGGAATGCCCCGTACTCTTCGACGATGGCGTTAAAGACCTGCTCGTCATAGCCGACCAAGTCCATCTTGTTGACGACCACCGCAATCTGCCGGATCCCCAGGAGACTGAGCATGTAGCCGTGGCGCCGCGACTGTTCGCGCACCCCTTCGGCAGCATCGATGATCAGCACCGCCGCCTCGGCCCT
This genomic window contains:
- a CDS encoding GTP-binding protein; the encoded protein is MKNSVSPSTNDHPPTTIDHPPSTIHHPPSTAFTVVIVGHVDHGKSTLLGRIYADTDSLPDGQLEKVRAICEQQGKAFEYAFLFDAFLEEQEQGITIDTARTFFSWENRQYIIIDAPGHKEFLKNMISGAARAEAAVLIIDAAEGVREQSRRHGYMLSLLGIRQIAVVVNKMDLVGYDEQVFNAIVEEYGAFLKGVGVSPQQFIPASARNGDNVVRRSDAMPWYRGSTVLESLGLFEKLPTGEDLPLRFPVQDVYKFDARRIIAGRLAAGVLRVGDTVVFSPSNKTAVVKTIEAFNVPHLPLAAVAGKSTGFTLDEQIFVERGEIASLKESAPEVSDRFRANLFWMGKNPLVRGRRYGLRLATCAVEMELETIHRIIDAASLDPVAVKDRVDLNDVAEVTIRTRKPIALDCYAECDVTGRFVVVDGYDVWGGGIVTEVLSDEQEAFRREARQRDIAWRRGEVQLGERVQRNGHNPGIILFTGESGTGKARLARHLERRLFNSGRQVYLLDGKNLLFGLGLDVTEEDKDEMVRRFGEVAQILLRAGQIVVSTTNTFARADHQIIRTLVHPHQVISVHMAFAEGEAPENTDLNFLESDDLKEAARRIVAKMEEMGVLL